Below is a window of 'Nostoc azollae' 0708 DNA.
TCAGATTAGGCTAGGGGTAATGTGACGGTGACAGTTGTACCATGACCTAGTTCACTAACGATGTTCAAATGCCCACCATGTAGATCCACACATTTTTTAACAACGACTAGTCCTAGTCCGGTTCCAGCAATGTTACGGACATTGTGACCCCGATGAAATGGCTCAAATAGTTGATCTTGGTCAGTTGTGGAAATCCCGATGCCGTGATCGCTAATTTGAATAATTACTTGATTATGATCAAAGTTGAGGCAGAAATCAACCTGAGTTTTTTCTGGGGAATATTTAATGGCGTTTGACAAGAGATTTCCCAAAATTGAGCGCAATAACTTTTCATCCAGATATGCTTGTTGCCATTGTTCTACGGTGTTACGCCAGGGGACGCTGTCACAAGTAAAGGTGAGTATGTATTCAGAAGTGTTACTCAGACGGATTTCTTCCACAAACTGACGACAAAATCTTTCTAAATCCAGCCATTGGGGATTAAATTCTAAGTTACCAGTTTCTGCCCGATTGATGGTGAGGATGTCATCTAGAAGCTGCACCATATTTTTCACTGAGTCTTGAATGCGCCGTAAGTTGCGCGATCGCTTTCCTCCATTTTCCCAGGCATGGGGAGAATTTTCTAATAATTGGGCAGCAGCTAAGGCTGTACTCAGTGGTGTCCGAAATTCATGGGATGCCATCGAGAAGAAGCGAATCTTCATAGCACTTAATTCTTTTTCTCGCTCCAATGCAAGTCTCACTTCTTCTAATCGTTTTCGTTCCGTAATATCACGTGAATTCACCACAATGCTTGTTAATTCTGAATTATCCACAAATTTCTGGCTGATGGCTTCTAGAGTCCGCCAAGAATCATCTTGATGACGATAACGAAATTCTACAGGTAAGGGTACATCTGGATTTTTAATGGCATTGGTAATGTTGTAACAAGTGGCAACAAAGTCATCAGGATGAATCCAGGCAAAAAAGTTTTGATTAATCAATTCCACAGACCGATAACCCAAAACCTTTTCCACAGATGGACTCATGTAGTGAATAGTTCCGTCTGTATCGAGGATGGTAATTACATCTAGGGCATTTTCAATTAACGAGCGAAATCTTTCTTCACTACAACGTAATGCTTGTTCAATGCGCTTGCGTTCGCTAACATCTCGCTGGATTGAAATCCAGTGCGTATAATAACCAGTTTTGTCAGCTACAGGAACTATACTGGATTCTACCCAAAATTCCGAGCCATCTTTGCGATAGTTGATTGCCTCCACTGTCACAGATTCCCTACTAAATAGGGCGGTTCGCACTTGATCCAAGACAGCGCCAGTAGTTTTCGGTCCTTGGAGAATACCGGGGGTTTTACCTAACACTTCTTCCGGGCTATACCCAGTCATCCGAGTAAAGGCTTCATTAATATAGAGAATGCGGGGAACTGGTTCATCAATGGGTTCTGCTTCTGTAATCAAAACTGCATCATTGGTGTTAACGACTACAGACTCAAGAAATCGCACTTGCTCGGCTTGCCGTTTCTGTTCGGTGATGTCGGCTACAACTGCCACCATACCACTAATCACTCCCTCACTGTTGTGTAGGGGAGCAGCAGAGAACACAATATCAATTAGCGAATTGTCTTTTTTGCGTTGACGTACTTCTACACTGGGAGGAGTGATACCTTGGATGACGGTTTCCTTAATCTTTTCATACTCCTCCAACTCTGCGGACATAATCGGGTTGGGCTGATCTAATACTTCTGTTTCACTCCAACCAAACATTCTTTCGGCTGCGGGATTCCACATTTTGACATTGTTGTGTAAATCCAAGGTGAAAATAGCACGGGGTGAGGCGGCGATGAGAGATTGTAAGGTTTGGTTAGTGTGGCGGAGTGCAGCTTCAGTGCGCTGACGTTCGACAATTTCAGCCCGCAAAGATGTATTGGTTCTGGCTAGTTCTTCCGTGCGTTGTTGTACACGATGTTCTAGTTGAGCATTGAGTTGTTGCAACTGTTCGTACAGTTCTGATTGTTGAATGGCTATCGCTACCTGGGTGGCTAGTTGTTTCATTAACTCAACTTCCCAGGTTTGCCATTGACGCACATTACTGCATTGGTGAGCAATTAACAATCCCCAAAGATGGGGAGAAGGGTGGAGGGATTCAGAGTTATCAGTTTCTCTAACTTTCCTGACTTCCTGCAAAATCGGTACTACCAATTTAGCCTTTACACCGAACTGGTTCAAAAATTCTGCCAAACATGAATTTACATCGCTTTCAACATTGGTAATAGCAGTAGTTCTTCCTTGAGTGTAGGCGTGATGATATTCTCTAGGAAAGACTTCCGCTGGAAATATTCGACCCAAAATACAAGGATAGTCAGGTGATACGGTTTCGGTAATGGCGCTACCGGTTCCATCTTCCCAAAGTCGATAAATCAGCACTCTGTCAGCTTGAAGAAAGTGTTTTACCTCTGCAACTGTAGTGACTAGCACTTCTTCTAAGTTCAGAGATGTGCGAATATGGTGAGCTATTTGGCTAACTAGACGTTCTCTTTCTGTCTGTTGTCGGAGGATATTTCCTGTCTGTTGTCGTTGAGTTATTTGTCGTTGCAGTAAGTAGTAAGTTGTGAAAAGGATGATAATTAAGAATCCAATTGCAATACCTAATGGATTAAGCATGGGGCAAGGGTTTACGATTATGATAACTCGTATGATGAATTGTTAGATGCTGTTTTCACAATATAGATGTTTCGTGAAAAGTAACAGTAGAATCTTATTTATTTCACTACTATTGCTGGATGAAAGTATGAATTTGTTTCACGCACAGGAGGACACTTGCGTGGGTGGCTTTACCGACTTGAGCAAAGTGTGCGTCGCACAGAGGCAAAGAGAAAGAGTTTGAAAAATGGAATTTTCGACTTTCATACCTACATTCATTACCGTACCCTGAAAGAAAAAAATTTACACCTGATATTATTTAGCAAACATACATATTTGAGGAGTTGTGATTAAGAATCACATCTGGATCACCAGAAGTGTTGAACTCCTTGCTGCAGATAAATTAGGAGTGAATATTAATTATGAAAATCCCAAATAGCGATCGCGCAGTAATCGAGCCATCTAAGCTGACTTAGTTTTTAATAAGAACTGAACATAAACGTGGTGGGACAAAAGCTAAATTACTCCTCCAATTTGACTATTCTCCCAATCACTGGCAGCAGCTAGAATTAGATATCCGTAAGTTTCATCTAACTATAGATGTTAATCTGATTAAAGAAACTGCTTATGGTACAAGATATGAAGTTAGCGTAAATCTGCTTAGCCCCATCAACAGACCACTCCTTGTCAAGACAATCTGGCAAATAGATAGAGGTACAGACTTTCCTCGACTGATCACTTTATTTACCGATTAGCAAGCAATATTGGAGGCTGCAATGAATTTCACCCTTTACTCAAATGTAATATTATTTACTGTGATATAAAACTATTGCGTGATATTCCTGAAGGGGATGTATAGACTGGAAATATTGGCACGGTAGTTGAAAAACATGATATTCCCGGACTATAAACAGGCTAAAGTGTTGAGTTTTTCCATATGCTTGGCAATACTGTGACAATTGTAACATTACCAAAGAGTTGTTTTCGCTTGCCAAATAGTGCCGATAGACCCGCAGTCAGTTTGATAACTAATGCTGCGTAGTGTATTTGTATAGCGTCCCATTAGACTAAAAACACATCTCGTTTGCAGGATTCAGGAGAAATGACAACGGTAATTACTTAATCCATGGACTTAGAAGAGTTTCTTAAACTACTAGAAACAAAACATACCTCCGAATACATCAACGGTAAAATTATTCCAAAACCCATGGCAAAAGGGAAGTATAGCCGATTACAGTTAAAACTTTGCAATAGTGTTAATGATGTTACCGAAAGTGAAAAGATTGCTTATGCTTTTCCTGAACTGCGTTGTAGTTTTGGTATTCGCTCAATAGTACCTGATATAGCTGTTTTCAACTGGTCACGTATTCCCTTTGCTACTGACGGAGAAGTACCTAATGATTTTCCGCTTTTTCCAGACTGGACAATTGAAATTTTTTCCCCAGAGCAAAAGAGAGGACCGAAAATTTAGAAAAGAGTCTGTGTCTGTCTTTCCATAGTGTTAATATTAGGAAAGAGCCAAGGAAAGAATCAGGGTTAAGAATAGTTACGGATACTTCCTATCCATGAATATGTTGATGACTAATTCATAACTGACCTCATATCCATAACATGTATGAAATGGGCAAAACTAATGAACCAATTCCTAATGTGACTAAACCATAAATAGTTAGTAAGAATTACTTGTGAGTAAATTGGGGAATCCAGGGGAAATCTTTCTTGAGGTACCCGGAATATTTTTACAAGTCTAATAACCTGTTCAACAAAAATACCCTTGGTGGAAAACTCTTTGTTTCCTGACTTTTGTTCTGAGGTTAATTCTCCTTTGGTTGTTATCGAACTTTTCTTGTTGCTCTCGAAATAAGCTAATATCACTGGTTGGGCCTTTTTGTCCTACTTCTACATCGACAATATCTTTTCCTTCTGGTAAGATAACAAACTGATTTTTAAATCTGTGCTGCTTCTTCTTACCTGAAAAATACCTTTTTTGCTCCTGATTATCTGAAGGCCTTCCTCCTGGCTGTTCCATGCTGTCCACTATTAAGTGAAACTCCGTCAATAGTTCTATCGCCATCCCATAGTCGCTATCATGTTTTTCTACCTGTTCAAGGAGACTAGTAGGCAAAACATTTCGTAATATCTCTAGCCAGTAATGAAATGTATCCTTTGCTTCCGTTTTCCATATACCGAAATGCAAACTTAAAACCTCAAATGTTGGCATTTTCCTCCAATAGAACAAGCATAGACATACCTGTTGTTTTATCTCTAGTTTCCCTTTCCCCCCTCCTCCTTTCTGACTTATACCTATCTTTTTACTTTCTATGTCACCTTGATAGTTTTTTATGGTACATTTCTTCACCTTGGGCTAACAAGTCTTGAAACTGATGGTTAGTTATTCCCAGTATTTGTTTTCTACGATGTGAATATTCTTGAATATAGTTAATTTAGTGGATTTTTCCTTTTGGTACACCCTCAAAATTTCCTTCTAGTATTTTTTTCACACCAAGTTAATTTTCCTGACAGGTCTAAAGTTCAAATCGAGTTATGGATAATATTCTTTATTGCTTAAATCATAGTTGTCAATTAGGTTCGTTGATAGATCCATAAGACCGTTCTATTTTGATTTTTCCTCCAAATCAACAACCAGAACTTTTACAGGATGATAAACGTTTACCAGTCTTAGCAGGGATAGACTTGGAGTTAACAGTTACTAAAGTATTTGATTGGCTGAAAATGAGTAATTAAAGTATTTACACATTCAAAATCATCCGAATCCGTTCTTTAACTACTCGGTCTGATTCTTGCGTCATAGCTTGGTCAAGGATGGTATTGATTTCAACAGTAGCAATTCCTCCCAAAGAAACTGCCGCTGCATAACGCAACGCCCAATCTTCAGCATTTAATAATGCCCAAGATAGCTTATAAATTGCTCTTTGGCTTTTTTCCGGGTCCGTAGTGGCAATCACCATCTGTTCTAAGCCCCTAGCTGCCACTCGACGTATATTTCCTTGGCAGTGATTAGCAACTTCTACACCCACAACTTCCACAAGTAAATCTAAAGCGCGCTCGTCACCAAGTTCAGCTAGAATGCTGATAATACGTGCCTGTATGTTTTGATTTGGGCAAGCGGGATAAGCCTCAATCAAAGATTCCACACTGAGGAATGCAAGTTGGTCTAATGTTATGTCTGGTTGCAGACTTATCATATCTGTGAGGTATGGTAATTGGTAATGGTAATTATTAATTATCGTTCTTCAGTTCTTTTTATGGGAAAACAGCTTCAAAACCCTTGAAAGCCTTATTCCGTAGTTATTTCATTTAAAGTCAGGGAATAATTCTTTATAACCCTTACGGGGCAAGGGTTTTGTTGTAATTAATCCTCAATCACCATAAAAACAACGCAAGAGCCTTAATTATTTAAAGTCGCATTAAAAGTTGATCAATTGCTTTAAATATGTTTTGAATTGCTTTTTGTTTTTCCAACTCGGAAACATCGCCTTCTAATACTGTCTCTAAAATTTGTTTTAGGTTTAACAGCTTGAGACTATTACCAACCTTTGCTTGCACAATTGCTTCAGCTGCTTGTATGTGACCAATTGCCCCTAAATCAAAGGCAGCAGCCCAGCGCAAATAGGGATTTTCATGATTCAGATTTTTAATGATGCGTTGGAGATATTCAGGTTGTTGGGTGATGAGATAGAGATAACGAGCAGCTGCACACTGCACTCTTTCTGAGGAATGCTGTAAAAATGGTTCAACCAAAGGACGAGCTTCTGATACCCGTAATTCTCCCAAGGCTTCAATTAAGGCTTCATAGGGTTGGGATGTACCCAACTGTAAAAGTTGTAACAGAGGATAACTCGCAGTGAGATCGCCAATTTTTCCCAATGCCTCAATGACAGCTTCCCGAAATTGCCCATCTTCTTCACATCTGAGGGCTTCCAGCAATGCGGGTAATGCTTGAATATTTTTGAGTTGTCCTAGAGCACGAGCAACCTGACGACGTAAAGGATAACCGCCTTGAACTGTACGATAGCGTACATCATGGAGTTGCTGACAAAGTGCTGTACAGGCTGATTGAATTTGATGTTTTCCCAACCACCAAGCAGCATAATATCTAATTTGATTATCCTCTGCATCTAGGGCAGCGATCGCTGTTTCAGGAGAGAGAATTGGTTCAGTAGAGGAATTAGTAACAACCATGTCAGAATCAGAATTTACAGAACTAAAGAATGAACAGGATGGATTTGGAGATGATTAATTTATCCTGTTCATCTCATTGGTAATTCGTCATCAAATTACCAATTAACAATCACTTTTACACAGGTGTGATGCTAATAATCTTGCCACCTTGTTTGTGAATTTCCTGATACCGCTTAGAGAGTTGATCAAACGGCACAGTATACACTTGTCGGCTACGACGTACTGCTACCTTAGTACCAACACCACCAGCGATAATTTCGATCACATAAAGTCGCTGGTCTCCACGAACAGGAGAAGTATTTAATTGTCCAACACTCAGCACAGATGCAAAGCGGATAGCGGAACTAGGAGGAATAATCATATTAGGCAAATTCATTGCCAGTTGTTGCCGTAAACGAGGGCTTTTTGTGCCA
It encodes the following:
- a CDS encoding HEAT repeat domain-containing protein: MISLQPDITLDQLAFLSVESLIEAYPACPNQNIQARIISILAELGDERALDLLVEVVGVEVANHCQGNIRRVAARGLEQMVIATTDPEKSQRAIYKLSWALLNAEDWALRYAAAVSLGGIATVEINTILDQAMTQESDRVVKERIRMILNV
- a CDS encoding HEAT repeat domain-containing protein, giving the protein MVVTNSSTEPILSPETAIAALDAEDNQIRYYAAWWLGKHQIQSACTALCQQLHDVRYRTVQGGYPLRRQVARALGQLKNIQALPALLEALRCEEDGQFREAVIEALGKIGDLTASYPLLQLLQLGTSQPYEALIEALGELRVSEARPLVEPFLQHSSERVQCAAARYLYLITQQPEYLQRIIKNLNHENPYLRWAAAFDLGAIGHIQAAEAIVQAKVGNSLKLLNLKQILETVLEGDVSELEKQKAIQNIFKAIDQLLMRL
- a CDS encoding DUF6883 domain-containing protein, giving the protein MRTEHKRGGTKAKLLLQFDYSPNHWQQLELDIRKFHLTIDVNLIKETAYGTRYEVSVNLLSPINRPLLVKTIWQIDRGTDFPRLITLFTD
- a CDS encoding transposase family protein, producing the protein MPTFEVLSLHFGIWKTEAKDTFHYWLEILRNVLPTSLLEQVEKHDSDYGMAIELLTEFHLIVDSMEQPGGRPSDNQEQKRYFSGKKKQHRFKNQFVILPEGKDIVDVEVGQKGPTSDISLFREQQEKFDNNQRRINLRTKVRKQRVFHQGYFC
- a CDS encoding PAS domain S-box protein, whose amino-acid sequence is MLNPLGIAIGFLIIILFTTYYLLQRQITQRQQTGNILRQQTERERLVSQIAHHIRTSLNLEEVLVTTVAEVKHFLQADRVLIYRLWEDGTGSAITETVSPDYPCILGRIFPAEVFPREYHHAYTQGRTTAITNVESDVNSCLAEFLNQFGVKAKLVVPILQEVRKVRETDNSESLHPSPHLWGLLIAHQCSNVRQWQTWEVELMKQLATQVAIAIQQSELYEQLQQLNAQLEHRVQQRTEELARTNTSLRAEIVERQRTEAALRHTNQTLQSLIAASPRAIFTLDLHNNVKMWNPAAERMFGWSETEVLDQPNPIMSAELEEYEKIKETVIQGITPPSVEVRQRKKDNSLIDIVFSAAPLHNSEGVISGMVAVVADITEQKRQAEQVRFLESVVVNTNDAVLITEAEPIDEPVPRILYINEAFTRMTGYSPEEVLGKTPGILQGPKTTGAVLDQVRTALFSRESVTVEAINYRKDGSEFWVESSIVPVADKTGYYTHWISIQRDVSERKRIEQALRCSEERFRSLIENALDVITILDTDGTIHYMSPSVEKVLGYRSVELINQNFFAWIHPDDFVATCYNITNAIKNPDVPLPVEFRYRHQDDSWRTLEAISQKFVDNSELTSIVVNSRDITERKRLEEVRLALEREKELSAMKIRFFSMASHEFRTPLSTALAAAQLLENSPHAWENGGKRSRNLRRIQDSVKNMVQLLDDILTINRAETGNLEFNPQWLDLERFCRQFVEEIRLSNTSEYILTFTCDSVPWRNTVEQWQQAYLDEKLLRSILGNLLSNAIKYSPEKTQVDFCLNFDHNQVIIQISDHGIGISTTDQDQLFEPFHRGHNVRNIAGTGLGLVVVKKCVDLHGGHLNIVSELGHGTTVTVTLPLA
- a CDS encoding transposase family protein, whose amino-acid sequence is MILAYFESNKKSSITTKGELTSEQKSGNKEFSTKGIFVEQVIRLVKIFRVPQERFPLDSPIYSQVILTNYLWFSHIRNWFISFAHFIHVMDMRSVMN